CCAGCAGGAACATCTATGTGTTTGATGGTTTGGCATCCACTTTATTGTGCTTACTGATTTTTGTGATGAACAAGCAACACACATCACATCTTCACAACCTTTAAGGTAATGCAACAATGACATAACATTCTCCAAAGAAATAACTGGAAATTGCATTAAATACTGCTTTAATGAGGAATAATTGccataataaacaaataacattatacattattttttcaatgaGCTTCAGTTTGAGGAACTGAATAGTAGAAACAGATCTTAATATATGAGTCATGGTAAAACTGGTAAATCTTTGAAATCTAGGAGGTGCATTAGCAAAACCACAGCCACACCAACCCTTGCCAAAATCCTGGAGAAAAGCATTTTATTAATTTAGGGGAACAAGATGGAACACTGGCAAAGATACAACTTGTTGAGGTCTAAAGCTACCTGAGAAGCTGGCCCAAGGAATGAAGAGAACCAATGGTACGTACTGGTGGCAGATAATAAGGTTTGCACTGGGCTGACCAGCTGTGTTTTATTAAATGGCCTTcaataaaaaaagtgaaatgcTTCATTGTGTTTTCTCAGAAACCAGTCAAAAGATTACAGAATCCTACACAATTTGGAGACACAAAGTGGATACTGAGCGACTAGAGGTCATTCCAGGTGTGGAATTTTACAAAGTCCTTGGAGTAAATGGCACTGTGGCTCTGGCGGCAGATAGGAATGATGCTCTGGAGAGGAGGTAGGGACACTCTGCAGTGGCCAATGGATACATGAGGGGCTCGGCTAGAAGTAGGATCTTTAATTCTATGGTTTATCTTCCATGGCTCATGCCTCTGTCTTCATAAATGGTAATTTCAATAACTCGCAGTCCTCACTCAATGGAGTCTGTCAGGAGAAGGCCTTGTGGAACATAGATCTTCTCATTCTGCTCTTGAATGCATTTGGAGACTTTCTTCAGAACCTTCTGGTAATGAGTTTCCAAGCATAGGAAGATGGTATATGCTGTTAAACAAGCCAAACAACCTTCGAGATATGATTGGCCACCAAGCTTCTCTGCTTCTGCATAAAGGTTATTTAGAGTTTGAACTATTTCTTCAAACTGCTGCCTATCAATCTGGTTCTCCAGCTCCATGGAGAACATGGTCTGGAACTGGCAGCCTGTGCCACTGCTATAGTCTGGCTGAATGAACACCTTTCTGGACTCTGGTGCCTGCTGCAGCCTCATGGCAAGGACAGGACAGGCCGCactctaatttttgtgtttttagtagagacttagtttcaccatgttggccaggctggtctcaatctcctgacctcaggtgatccgttcacctcagcctcccaaagtgctgggattgcaggcgtgagccacttcgccctGCCCTCCTATGAGTCTTTAATGCCGAGGATGCTTTGTCAAGATAAAGGCTCACGTCCATTTCAGTGCCAACTGTCAGGGACTCAGCTGCAGACACTTTTGactcatctgctttctgtttatttgtttttgattttttgttttttcgcaAGCCTTTATGCTaccttcctgtcttttttttttttgagaccaagtctcgctctgtccccaggctggagtgcagtggcacgatctcggctcactgcaacctccacctcctgggttcaagcgattctcttgcctcagcctcccaagtagctggggctacaggcatgagccaccgtgcccagcttgccttcctgtctttctcctcttcctgagTCTCTTCCCCATCCCTACAGCATGGCCTCCACGTATGCCAAGCTTGCAAGCTTGCTGTTTGTTGCAAGCAAACCTGGACTGACAATCTCTCTTCTGTCTTCTGGACAGCCAGACTGACTGTCCTCTTCTACCTGGGTGCCTGTGTACATGTCctctaacccctaaccctaaccctttgcagcttctgtttcttttcttttcttttcttttcttttttttgaga
This genomic interval from Gorilla gorilla gorilla isolate KB3781 chromosome 6, NHGRI_mGorGor1-v2.1_pri, whole genome shotgun sequence contains the following:
- the LOC101146184 gene encoding golgin subfamily A member 7-like is translated as MRLQQAPESRKVFIQPDYSSGTGCQFQTMFSMELENQIDRQQFEEIVQTLNNLYAEAEKLGGQSYLEGCLACLTAYTIFLCLETHYQKVLKKVSKCIQEQNEKIYVPQGLLLTDSIE